One segment of Neoarius graeffei isolate fNeoGra1 chromosome 20, fNeoGra1.pri, whole genome shotgun sequence DNA contains the following:
- the LOC132868574 gene encoding myosin light chain kinase, smooth muscle-like — protein MNFLFKDLLLQMEALPPREWSGLTEPCDGRMFPASEERHEEDQDPTPHQEEEEEDDDGFEAFLRALPPLGTPSPLSALPPLETLSPLGSPSPLSALPPLGTPSPLRALPPLETLSPLGNPSPLRALSPSLNPSHLRCPLPLWNPPPCSTSISLSNPPSCNTPAPLWNPTPCSAPIPLSNLPSCDTPAPLWNPPSCSAPIPLSILTPLWNPPPCSAPIPVSNPPSCDTPAPLRNPPPCSISTPLTNPTPVGILPPCSILTPLRNLTPFWNPTPIWIPAPLMTLFPSGNPTMVPVGFLPVDCIPVPHQGKRRRDEEEENKKAPPRRRQRCSS, from the exons ATGAACTTCTTGTTCAAAGACCTGCTGCTGCAGATGGAGGCGCTGCCACCGCGCGAATGGAGCGGACTGACCGAGCCCTGCGACG GAAGGATGTTTCCTGCCAGCGAGGAGAGACATGAAGAGGATCAAGATCCCACACCTCAtcaggaagaagaggaggaggatgatGATGGGTTTGAGGCATTTTTGAGGGCCCTGCCCCCTTTAGGTACCCCATCTCCTTTGAGCGCCCTGCCCCCTTTAGAGACCCTGTCCCCTTTAGGAAGCCCATCTCCTTTGAGCGCCCTGCCCCCTTTAGGTACCCCATCTCCTTTGAGGGCCCTGCCCCCTTTAGAGACCCTGTCCCCTTTAGGGAACCCCTCTCCTTTGAGGGCCCTGTCTCCTTCCTTGAACCCCTCTCATTTGAGATGCCCACTCCCTTTATGGAACCCACCCCCCTGCTCTACCTCCATCTCTCTTAGCAACCCACCCTCCTGTAATACCCCAGCCCCTTTGTGGAACCCAACCCCCTGCTCTGCCCCCATCCCTCTTAGCAACCTGCCCTCCTGTGATACCCCGGCCCCTTTGTGGAACCCACCCTCCTGCTCTGCCCCCATCCCTCTTAGCATCCTGACCCCTCTGTGGAACCCACCCCCCTGCTCTGCCCCCATCCCTGTTAGCAACCCGCCCTCCTGCGATACCCCGGCCCCTTTGAGGAACCCACCCCCCTGCAGTATTTCAACCCCTTTGACGAACCCCACACCTGTTGGTATCCTGCCCCCCTGCAGTATCTTGACCCCTTTGAGGAACCTGACACCCTTCTGGAATCCAACTCCCATCTGGATCCCAGCCCCTTTGATGACCCTGTTTCCTTCAGGGAACCCCACTATGGTCCCCGTAGGGTTTCTCCCCGTAGACTGTATTCCTGTCCCTCACCAGGGGAAAAGGAGGAGGGATGAAGAAGAGGAAAACAAAAAAGCTCCTCCTCGTAGAAGGCAGCGTTGCTCATCTTGA
- the LOC132868576 gene encoding DNA-dependent protein kinase catalytic subunit-like: MNAWDDIITSRGFFLDKIWEKLCSSPASSMEVDGAEQDSTAEELGALVKDCKFNMKLNMADSAWKQNNFSVATKLLKELHREAKAEKGWLQRWVHSFSQRKSQGPAEQIHSLLKTVPLLVLCRGV, from the exons ATGAACGCGTGGGATGACATCATTACATCCCG GGGTTTCTTTCTGGACAAGATCTGGGAGAAGCTGTGCTCGTCTCCTGCTAGCAGTATGGAGGTGGATGGAGCTGAGCAGGACAGTACAGCAGAAGAGTTGGGAGCACTGGTGAAGGACTGCAAGTTTAATATGAAACTGAACATGGCAGATAGCGCCTGGAAACAG AACAACTTCTCCGTGGCAACAAAGCTGTTGAAAGAACTTCACAGGGAGGCGAAGGCTGAGAAAGGTTGGCTACAGCGCTGGGTGCACAGTTTCAGCCAGCGGAAGAGCCAGGGGCCCGCTGAGCAGATCCACTCCCTGCTCAAGACTGTCCCACTGCTTG